One region of Streptomyces rishiriensis genomic DNA includes:
- a CDS encoding SGM_3592 family protein, which produces MADDEPGSGGRERPEDEVWNDLVLDEDFIRTAETSEPSARARMLAARWRAEEPEPQPWRSDEPPAGWFFSKARRRRWRRR; this is translated from the coding sequence ATGGCGGACGACGAGCCGGGGAGCGGCGGTCGCGAGCGGCCCGAGGACGAGGTCTGGAACGACCTCGTGCTGGACGAGGACTTCATACGCACCGCCGAGACGTCCGAACCGTCCGCCCGGGCCCGGATGCTGGCCGCACGCTGGCGGGCGGAGGAGCCGGAGCCGCAGCCCTGGCGCTCCGACGAGCCGCCCGCGGGCTGGTTCTTCAGCAAGGCACGTCGGCGCAGGTGGCGCCGCCGGTAG
- a CDS encoding ABC transporter permease encodes MYDPTVARLTYRALLGRRRALILGALPLLLIAISVVVRGLAGADDQTASDLLGGLALATMVPIIGVIAGTGAIGPEIDDGSVVYLLSKPLKRPTIIFTKLIVAIAVTMVFSALPTLIAGFILNGNGQQIAVAYTVAALVSSIAYAAVFLLLGTVSRHAVVFGLVYALVWEALFGSLVPGARTLSVQQWSLAVAHKVAGGDLVTSDVGLTTATVLLVVVTVLATWYAGQKLRSLTLAGEE; translated from the coding sequence ATGTACGACCCCACAGTCGCCCGGCTCACATACCGGGCTCTGCTCGGCCGACGCCGGGCCCTCATCCTGGGCGCCCTGCCCCTCCTGCTGATCGCGATCTCCGTGGTGGTGCGCGGTCTCGCCGGCGCCGACGACCAGACGGCGTCCGACCTGCTCGGCGGACTCGCGCTCGCCACCATGGTGCCGATCATCGGCGTCATCGCGGGCACGGGCGCGATCGGCCCGGAGATCGACGACGGCTCCGTGGTGTACCTGCTGTCCAAGCCGCTGAAGCGGCCGACGATCATCTTCACCAAGCTGATCGTGGCGATCGCGGTGACGATGGTGTTCTCGGCGCTGCCCACGCTCATCGCCGGCTTCATCCTCAACGGCAACGGCCAGCAGATCGCCGTCGCCTACACAGTGGCCGCGCTGGTCTCCTCCATCGCCTATGCGGCGGTCTTCCTGCTGCTGGGCACGGTGTCCCGGCACGCGGTGGTCTTCGGTCTCGTCTACGCCCTCGTCTGGGAGGCCCTGTTCGGCTCCCTGGTACCGGGCGCGCGCACGCTCAGCGTCCAGCAGTGGTCGCTGGCCGTCGCCCACAAGGTGGCGGGCGGTGACCTCGTCACCTCGGACGTCGGACTGACCACGGCGACGGTACTGCTGGTCGTGGTGACCGTGCTGGCTACCTGGTACGCGGGACAGAAGCTCCGGTCGCTGACACTCGCCGGCGAGGAGTGA
- a CDS encoding ABC transporter ATP-binding protein produces MTTLTIDHVSRWFGNVVAVNDITMTIGPGVTGLLGPNGAGKSTLINMMGGFLAPSTGTVTLDGQPVWRNEAIYQHIGIVPEREAMYDFLTGREFVVANAELHGLGAKAAQKALATVEMEYAQDRKIATYSKGMRQRVKMASALVHDPSLLLLDEPFNGMDPRQRMQLMDLLRRMGDEGRTVLFSSHILEEVEQLAWHIEVVVAGRHAASGDFRKIRRLMTDRPHRYLVRSSDDRALAAALIADPSTSGIEVDLAEGALRIQAVDFGRFTALLPRVARDHGIRLLTVSPSDESLESVFSYLVAA; encoded by the coding sequence GTGACCACGCTCACCATCGACCACGTCTCCCGCTGGTTCGGCAACGTGGTCGCCGTCAACGACATCACCATGACCATCGGCCCCGGCGTCACCGGGCTGCTCGGCCCCAACGGCGCCGGAAAGTCCACCCTCATCAACATGATGGGCGGCTTCCTGGCCCCTTCCACCGGCACGGTCACCCTCGACGGGCAGCCGGTCTGGCGCAACGAGGCCATCTACCAGCACATCGGCATCGTCCCCGAACGGGAAGCGATGTACGACTTCCTCACCGGACGCGAATTCGTCGTCGCCAACGCCGAGTTGCACGGCCTCGGTGCCAAGGCGGCACAGAAGGCACTGGCCACCGTCGAGATGGAGTACGCACAGGACCGCAAGATCGCCACGTACTCCAAGGGCATGCGACAGCGTGTGAAGATGGCGTCCGCCCTGGTGCACGATCCCTCGCTGCTGCTGCTCGACGAGCCCTTCAACGGCATGGACCCGCGCCAGCGCATGCAGCTCATGGACCTGCTGCGGCGCATGGGCGACGAGGGCCGCACCGTGCTGTTCTCCTCGCACATCCTCGAAGAGGTCGAGCAACTCGCCTGGCACATCGAGGTCGTCGTCGCGGGCCGGCACGCGGCCAGCGGCGACTTCCGCAAGATCCGCCGTCTGATGACCGATCGCCCGCACCGCTATCTGGTGCGTTCCAGTGACGACCGCGCGCTCGCGGCCGCGCTGATCGCCGATCCTTCGACGTCCGGCATCGAGGTCGACCTCGCCGAGGGCGCGCTGCGCATCCAGGCCGTCGACTTCGGCCGCTTCACCGCACTGTTGCCGAGGGTCGCCAGGGACCACGGCATCCGGCTGCTGACGGTCTCGCCGTCCGACGAGTCCCTCGAGTCCGTGTTCTCGTACCTGGTCGCGGCGTAG
- a CDS encoding ABC transporter permease, which yields MAVEHPVTAPSGDQTRIHNIGYRSYDGPRLGRAYARRSLYSQSLRGAYGLGRSVKSKVLPMLLFVVMCVPAAIMVAVAVATKADELPVDYTRYAIVMQAVISLYVASQAPQSVSRDLRFKTVPLYFSRPIETADYVRAKFAALASALFVLTAAPLLVLYIGALLAKLDFADQTEGFAQGLVSVALLSLLFAGLGLVIASATPRRGFGIAAVIAVLTISYGAVSTLQAIADAQNSTGSIPWIGLFSPVTLIDGVQSAFLGATSAFPGGIGPSHGEGVVYVLVVLGLIAASYGLLMRRYRRVGL from the coding sequence ATGGCAGTTGAGCACCCGGTCACCGCCCCCTCGGGTGATCAGACCCGCATCCACAACATCGGCTACCGCAGCTACGACGGTCCCCGTCTCGGCCGTGCCTACGCCCGCCGCTCCCTCTACTCGCAGTCCCTGCGCGGCGCCTACGGCCTCGGCCGTTCGGTGAAGTCGAAGGTGCTGCCGATGCTGCTGTTCGTGGTGATGTGCGTGCCCGCGGCCATCATGGTCGCCGTCGCGGTCGCCACGAAGGCCGACGAACTCCCGGTGGACTACACGCGGTACGCGATCGTCATGCAGGCCGTCATCAGCCTGTACGTCGCCTCGCAGGCGCCCCAGTCCGTATCGCGCGACCTCCGCTTCAAGACCGTGCCGCTGTACTTCTCGCGGCCCATCGAGACCGCGGACTACGTACGCGCGAAGTTCGCGGCGCTGGCCTCGGCCCTCTTCGTTCTCACCGCCGCCCCGCTGCTGGTGCTGTACATCGGCGCGCTGCTCGCCAAGCTCGACTTCGCCGACCAGACCGAGGGATTCGCTCAAGGACTCGTCTCCGTGGCCCTGCTCTCCTTGCTCTTCGCCGGCCTCGGCCTGGTCATCGCCTCGGCGACCCCGCGGCGCGGCTTCGGCATCGCCGCCGTCATCGCCGTCCTGACCATCTCCTACGGCGCCGTCTCCACGCTCCAGGCCATCGCCGACGCGCAGAACAGCACCGGTTCCATTCCCTGGATCGGCCTCTTCTCGCCGGTCACCCTCATCGACGGCGTGCAGTCCGCGTTCCTGGGCGCCACCTCCGCCTTCCCGGGCGGGATCGGCCCGTCCCACGGTGAGGGCGTCGTCTACGTCCTCGTCGTCCTGGGCCTCATCGCCGCGAGCTACGGCCTGCTGATGCGCCGCTACCGAAGGGTCGGACTGTGA
- a CDS encoding ABC transporter ATP-binding protein, whose amino-acid sequence MIVTESLSKRFPRVTALDRLSVDVGPGVTGLVGANGAGKSTLIKILLGLSPATEGRAEVLGLDVASKGADIRERVGYMPEHDCLPPDVSATEFVVHMARMSGLPPTAARERTADTLRHVGLYEERYRPIGGYSTGMKQRVKLAQALVHDPQLVLLDEPTNGLDPVGRDEMLGLIRRIHTDFGISVLVTSHLLGELERTCDHVVVVDGGKLLRSSSTTDFTQTTTTLAIEVTDTDDHPDGTRAVREALRARGVDVLDGSSGLPGAGHVLLLTAQGEDTYDVVRDVVADLGLGLVRMEQRRHHISEVFTDSDTSNDQQRKEAVGHGS is encoded by the coding sequence GTGATCGTGACCGAAAGCCTGAGCAAGCGGTTCCCCCGGGTGACCGCTCTTGACCGGCTCTCTGTGGACGTCGGGCCCGGTGTGACCGGCCTCGTCGGAGCCAACGGGGCCGGCAAGTCCACTCTGATCAAGATCCTGCTGGGTCTGTCGCCCGCCACGGAGGGCCGAGCCGAAGTGCTCGGCCTCGACGTCGCGAGCAAGGGCGCCGACATCCGCGAGCGGGTCGGCTACATGCCGGAACACGACTGCCTGCCGCCCGACGTCTCGGCCACCGAGTTCGTCGTGCACATGGCCCGCATGTCCGGCCTGCCGCCCACCGCCGCGCGGGAGCGCACCGCGGACACCCTGCGCCATGTCGGCCTGTACGAGGAGCGCTACCGTCCCATCGGCGGCTACTCCACCGGCATGAAGCAGCGCGTGAAGCTCGCCCAGGCCCTCGTCCACGACCCGCAGCTGGTCCTCCTGGACGAGCCGACCAACGGCCTCGACCCGGTCGGTCGTGACGAGATGCTGGGGCTCATCCGCCGTATCCACACCGACTTCGGCATCTCGGTCCTGGTCACCTCCCACCTGCTGGGCGAACTGGAGCGCACCTGCGACCACGTCGTGGTCGTCGACGGCGGCAAGCTCCTGCGCTCCAGCTCCACCACCGACTTCACCCAGACGACCACCACCCTCGCGATCGAGGTCACCGACACCGACGACCACCCGGACGGCACCCGCGCGGTCCGCGAGGCGCTCCGCGCGCGGGGGGTGGACGTCCTGGACGGCAGCAGCGGCCTGCCGGGCGCCGGCCATGTCCTGCTGCTGACCGCGCAGGGAGAGGACACCTACGACGTCGTCCGGGACGTGGTCGCCGACCTCGGCCTCGGCCTGGTCCGCATGGAACAGCGCAGGCACCACATCTCCGAAGTCTTCACGGACAGCGACACCAGCAACGACCAGCAGCGGAAGGAGGCCGTCGGCCATGGCAGTTGA